One genomic window of Caenorhabditis elegans chromosome I includes the following:
- the wac-1.1 gene encoding WW domain-containing protein (Partially confirmed by transcript evidence), with product MEIPVVEFTTARRRKRHVVSTPPPPPPPAPPALPRELTQISTETAAAVAALVRKPPPSLPPSTMPPGPHGMPFMGGPPPHHQYHLQYPPPHGLGPPPPPPHYYTQPPPPPQSGYYHHQQQQHSGPTTPVPRNAPMAPPQFASGLPPPPQVPPPPPPAPPPRTLPGASSASSTASSSGIPPPPPPMQRTPRTPGNPMFNSPRDGAYTSMPSGSSSSTAPPPPPPPPPPPPPPPPPPMEGTSVIGGPIGAPGAHRNSYSGGSIHASPSSSSAGMSSSGPTRSISTGTKPPTESLYKREVAQMMQQHQQQQRINNNKGYRPQGASPPKELKRRFYDDGSVTPSSRQSRNERSMDGRPSPEHGAIIGENRKSSPPAEEKYSNSGTRCKLPIPDMFRFYDKEMANEKLESLGLADEDDKKTLTKMRRHSIWMDNQLLNQLQASESNKQYLSAKKQMRDILITRIDHIDKIIDELQVASDKVTSSSTSSHLHNNNFGAGASGGSGNHANL from the exons ATGGAGATCCCGGTCGTCGAATTCACGACGGCACGGCGTCGGAAACGGCATGTGGTGTCTacaccacctccaccaccaccaccagcacCACCAGCACTTCCACGTGAATTGACACAAATATCGACTGAAACTGCGGCCGCAGTAGCTGCTTTAGTCAGGAAG CCACCACCATCACTACCACCATCAACAATGCCTCCAGGACCACACGGGATGCCATTTATGGGTGGTCCACCACCACATCATCAATATCATCTACAATATCCACCACCTCATGGATTAggacctccaccaccaccaccacattATTATACTCaaccacctccaccaccacaaTCTGGATATTATCATcatcaacaacaacagcatAGTGGTCCGACGACGCCTGTTCCAAGGAATGCACC AATGGCTCCACCTCAATTTGCATCAGGattaccaccaccaccacaagTACCACCTCCTCCACCACCTGCACCACCTCCAAGGACACTTCCCGGAGCATCATCAGCTTCATCGACTGCGAGTAGTAGTGGAataccaccaccaccacctccaatGCAG AGAACACCCCGAACACCTGGAAATCCAATGTTCAACTCACCACGAGACGGAGCATATACTTCAATGCCATCaggatcatcatcatcaactgctccaccaccacctccaccaccgCCGCCGCCTCCgccacctccaccaccacctccaatGGAGGGAACTAGTGTAATTGGTGGTCCGATTGGTGCTCCTGGAGCTCACAGAAa ttcataCAGTGGTGGGAGTATACACGcatcaccatcatcatcatcagctGGAATGTCATCTTCTGGGCCTACGAGGAGCATATCGACAGGCACAAAACCACCGACAGAATCACTTTATAAACGAGAAGTTGCACAAATGATGCAACAACATCAGCAACAGCAAAGGATTAATAATAATAAGGG ctaCCGACCTCAAGGAGCAAGTCCGCCGAAAGAGTTGAAACGAAGGTTTTATGATGATGGAAGTGTTACACCATCATCTAGACAATCAAGAAATGAACGAAGTATGGATGGAAGACCCTCACCAGAGCATGGAG caataatcggagaaaatcgaaaatcatCGCCACCAGCcgaagaaaaatattcaaattctggAACAAGATGTAAACTTCCGATTCCTGATATGTTTAGATTTTATGATAAAGAAATGGCTAATGAGAAGCTTGAATCATTGGGATTAGCTGATGAAGATGATAAAAAGACTTTG acaaaaatgcGTCGTCACTCGATTTGGATGGACAATCAATTGTTGAATCAACTTCAAGCATCTGAATCCAATAAACAATATTTAAGTGCAAAGAAACAAATGAGAGATATTCTTATTACGAGAATTGATCATATTGAT aaaatcatcgATGAACTACAAGTTGCGTCAGACAAAGTGACGTCATCATCCACGTCATCTCATCttcataataataattttggtgCCGGTGCTTCTGGAGGATCTGGAAATCATGCAAATTTATGA
- the wac-1.1 gene encoding WW domain-containing protein (Partially confirmed by transcript evidence) — protein MSSSSSGLFNFLTSSIRALQVNEPPPSLPPSTMPPGPHGMPFMGGPPPHHQYHLQYPPPHGLGPPPPPPHYYTQPPPPPQSGYYHHQQQQHSGPTTPVPRNAPMAPPQFASGLPPPPQVPPPPPPAPPPRTLPGASSASSTASSSGIPPPPPPMQRTPRTPGNPMFNSPRDGAYTSMPSGSSSSTAPPPPPPPPPPPPPPPPPPMEGTSVIGGPIGAPGAHRNSYSGGSIHASPSSSSAGMSSSGPTRSISTGTKPPTESLYKREVAQMMQQHQQQQRINNNKGYRPQGASPPKELKRRFYDDGSVTPSSRQSRNERSMDGRPSPEHGAIIGENRKSSPPAEEKYSNSGTRCKLPIPDMFRFYDKEMANEKLESLGLADEDDKKTLTKMRRHSIWMDNQLLNQLQASESNKQYLSAKKQMRDILITRIDHIDNAHKNVNSLFVHDFVHDYIILFKNKKSSMNYKLRQTK, from the exons CCACCACCATCACTACCACCATCAACAATGCCTCCAGGACCACACGGGATGCCATTTATGGGTGGTCCACCACCACATCATCAATATCATCTACAATATCCACCACCTCATGGATTAggacctccaccaccaccaccacattATTATACTCaaccacctccaccaccacaaTCTGGATATTATCATcatcaacaacaacagcatAGTGGTCCGACGACGCCTGTTCCAAGGAATGCACC AATGGCTCCACCTCAATTTGCATCAGGattaccaccaccaccacaagTACCACCTCCTCCACCACCTGCACCACCTCCAAGGACACTTCCCGGAGCATCATCAGCTTCATCGACTGCGAGTAGTAGTGGAataccaccaccaccacctccaatGCAG AGAACACCCCGAACACCTGGAAATCCAATGTTCAACTCACCACGAGACGGAGCATATACTTCAATGCCATCaggatcatcatcatcaactgctccaccaccacctccaccaccgCCGCCGCCTCCgccacctccaccaccacctccaatGGAGGGAACTAGTGTAATTGGTGGTCCGATTGGTGCTCCTGGAGCTCACAGAAa ttcataCAGTGGTGGGAGTATACACGcatcaccatcatcatcatcagctGGAATGTCATCTTCTGGGCCTACGAGGAGCATATCGACAGGCACAAAACCACCGACAGAATCACTTTATAAACGAGAAGTTGCACAAATGATGCAACAACATCAGCAACAGCAAAGGATTAATAATAATAAGGG ctaCCGACCTCAAGGAGCAAGTCCGCCGAAAGAGTTGAAACGAAGGTTTTATGATGATGGAAGTGTTACACCATCATCTAGACAATCAAGAAATGAACGAAGTATGGATGGAAGACCCTCACCAGAGCATGGAG caataatcggagaaaatcgaaaatcatCGCCACCAGCcgaagaaaaatattcaaattctggAACAAGATGTAAACTTCCGATTCCTGATATGTTTAGATTTTATGATAAAGAAATGGCTAATGAGAAGCTTGAATCATTGGGATTAGCTGATGAAGATGATAAAAAGACTTTG acaaaaatgcGTCGTCACTCGATTTGGATGGACAATCAATTGTTGAATCAACTTCAAGCATCTGAATCCAATAAACAATATTTAAGTGCAAAGAAACAAATGAGAGATATTCTTATTACGAGAATTGATCATATTGAT AACGCTCACAAGAACGTAAATTCGCTATTTGTACATGATTTTGTACATGACtacataattttatttaaaaacaa aaaatcatcgATGAACTACAAGTTGCGTCAGACAAAGTGA
- the wac-1.1 gene encoding WW domain-containing protein (Partially confirmed by transcript evidence) — translation MSSSSSGLFNFLTSSIRALQVNEPPPSLPPSTMPPGPHGMPFMGGPPPHHQYHLQYPPPHGLGPPPPPPHYYTQPPPPPQSGYYHHQQQQHSGPTTPVPRNAPRYRMAPPQFASGLPPPPQVPPPPPPAPPPRTLPGASSASSTASSSGIPPPPPPMQRTPRTPGNPMFNSPRDGAYTSMPSGSSSSTAPPPPPPPPPPPPPPPPPPMEGTSVIGGPIGAPGAHRNSYSGGSIHASPSSSSAGMSSSGPTRSISTGTKPPTESLYKREVAQMMQQHQQQQRINNNKGYRPQGASPPKELKRRFYDDGSVTPSSRQSRNERSMDGRPSPEHGAIIGENRKSSPPAEEKYSNSGTRCKLPIPDMFRFYDKEMANEKLESLGLADEDDKKTLTKMRRHSIWMDNQLLNQLQASESNKQYLSAKKQMRDILITRIDHIDKIIDELQVASDKVTSSSTSSHLHNNNFGAGASGGSGNHANL, via the exons CCACCACCATCACTACCACCATCAACAATGCCTCCAGGACCACACGGGATGCCATTTATGGGTGGTCCACCACCACATCATCAATATCATCTACAATATCCACCACCTCATGGATTAggacctccaccaccaccaccacattATTATACTCaaccacctccaccaccacaaTCTGGATATTATCATcatcaacaacaacagcatAGTGGTCCGACGACGCCTGTTCCAAGGAATGCACC TCGTTACAGAATGGCTCCACCTCAATTTGCATCAGGattaccaccaccaccacaagTACCACCTCCTCCACCACCTGCACCACCTCCAAGGACACTTCCCGGAGCATCATCAGCTTCATCGACTGCGAGTAGTAGTGGAataccaccaccaccacctccaatGCAG AGAACACCCCGAACACCTGGAAATCCAATGTTCAACTCACCACGAGACGGAGCATATACTTCAATGCCATCaggatcatcatcatcaactgctccaccaccacctccaccaccgCCGCCGCCTCCgccacctccaccaccacctccaatGGAGGGAACTAGTGTAATTGGTGGTCCGATTGGTGCTCCTGGAGCTCACAGAAa ttcataCAGTGGTGGGAGTATACACGcatcaccatcatcatcatcagctGGAATGTCATCTTCTGGGCCTACGAGGAGCATATCGACAGGCACAAAACCACCGACAGAATCACTTTATAAACGAGAAGTTGCACAAATGATGCAACAACATCAGCAACAGCAAAGGATTAATAATAATAAGGG ctaCCGACCTCAAGGAGCAAGTCCGCCGAAAGAGTTGAAACGAAGGTTTTATGATGATGGAAGTGTTACACCATCATCTAGACAATCAAGAAATGAACGAAGTATGGATGGAAGACCCTCACCAGAGCATGGAG caataatcggagaaaatcgaaaatcatCGCCACCAGCcgaagaaaaatattcaaattctggAACAAGATGTAAACTTCCGATTCCTGATATGTTTAGATTTTATGATAAAGAAATGGCTAATGAGAAGCTTGAATCATTGGGATTAGCTGATGAAGATGATAAAAAGACTTTG acaaaaatgcGTCGTCACTCGATTTGGATGGACAATCAATTGTTGAATCAACTTCAAGCATCTGAATCCAATAAACAATATTTAAGTGCAAAGAAACAAATGAGAGATATTCTTATTACGAGAATTGATCATATTGAT aaaatcatcgATGAACTACAAGTTGCGTCAGACAAAGTGACGTCATCATCCACGTCATCTCATCttcataataataattttggtgCCGGTGCTTCTGGAGGATCTGGAAATCATGCAAATTTATGA
- the sptf-3 gene encoding Specificity protein transcription factor 3 (Confirmed by transcript evidence), translating to MSKSGQQQQPHQQMQQQQQQQGKMMVVHHQRTTTPDGSQVYLLQPSQSHPQQRQVQFIPIQVAQGEKKPQTVMMNQMMGQQQQQQPSSSNQQSQQQVQQQQQQVHQVQQVQQHQMQQQNQTVQQQHLMMETIDQVGSGIIGNSNGNNQQQQQQQQQQQQRRDPIPIAPAGMVSGQRMQQQQQQPQQQQQHNNNNTGASTSNGGVNAAPVMPVMGGQQRITLGNLHFQQDPNDPQKWIITNEGPPVAGPSAPARKPNQIQHRQMIPQMNEDGMMNMGNDYGDINGQGLGEAPKRCACTCPNCLQQNNRQGDGKSRIHICHLCNKTYGKTSHLRAHLRGHAGNKPFACDWQHCNKKFTRSDELQRHRRTHTGEKRFACNHCGKKFMRSDHLTKHERTHQSNRINNINQQTLRLS from the exons ATGTCAAAATCGGGTCAGCAACAGCAACCTCACCAACAAATGCAacagcaacagcagcaacagGGAAAAATGATGGTTGTACATCATCAAAGAACAACAACACCTGATGGATCACAAGTATATCTACTACAACCGAGTCAAAGTCATCCACAGCAGAGACAG gtgcAATTCATTCCGATTCAAGTGGCACAGGGTGAGAAGAAGCCTCAAACAGTTATGATGAATCAAATGATGggacaacaacaacaacaacaaccatCATCATCGAATCAACAATCACAACAACAGGttcaacagcagcagcagcaagtTCATcag GTGCAACAAGTACAGCAACACCAAATGCAGCAACAAAATCAAACAGTCCAACAACAACATTTAATGATGGAAACAATTGATCAAGTTGGAAGTGGAataattggaaattcaaatggaaataatcaacaacaacagcaacaacagcagcagcagcaacaaaGAAGAGATCCAATTCCAATTGCTCCGGCTGGAATGGTCAGTGGACAGAGAAtgcagcaacaacaacaacaaccgcaacagcaacagcagcataataataataatacagGAGCATCTACTTCTAATGGAGGAGTTAATGCTGCTCCTGTAATGCCTGTTATGGGTGGACAACAGAGAATTACTTTAG GAAATCTTCACTTCCAACAGGATCCGAATGATCCTCAAAAATGGATAATCACAAATGAAGGACCACCAGTTGCAGGACCATCTGCTCCAGCgagaaaa ccgaatcAAATCCAACATCGTCAAATGATTCCACAAATGAACGAGGATGGAATGATGAATATGGGAAATGATTATGGAGATATTAATGGACAAGGACTCGGTGAAGCACCAAAAAGATGTGCATGCACGTGTCCAAATTGTTTACAGCAGAATAATCGACA aggAGACGGAAAAAGTCGAATTCACATTTGTCATTTATGCAACAAAACATACGGAAAAACGTCTCATTTGAGAGCACATTTACGTGGACACGCTGGTAATAAACCATTTGCATGTGATTGGCAACATTGTAATAAGAAGTTTACAAG AAGCGACGAACTTCAACGTCATCGACGAACCCACACTGGAGAGAAACGATTCGCGTGTAATCACTGTGGAAAGAAATTCATGAGAAGTGATCATTTGACAAAACACGAACGAACACATCAATCGAATCGAATTAATAATATTAATCAACAAACTCTACGACtttcatag
- the C01A2.9 gene encoding uncharacterized protein (Confirmed by transcript evidence) — protein sequence MLIFHPIIILYSITMLFCQLIIDVLVVHHFVGRRIPPAGQVVAIIEETDSEENTEE from the exons ATGCTCATCTTCCACCCCATCATCATCTTGTACTCCATCACCATGCTGTTCTGTCAGCTCATTATTG ACGTTCTCGTGGTGCACCACTTTGTCGGACGCCGAATCCCTCCAGCTGGGCAGGTAGTGGCTATCATTGAGGAGACAGACAGCGAGGAGAATACAGAGGAGTAG
- the C01A2.6 gene encoding WWE domain-containing protein (Confirmed by transcript evidence), producing MLCNLLSVIWNFCCGAGNTEATTYDNKDTSSTRPLISDHVAPAPDSASGDVTSRDTEHPPRQKKYLSSTSDLVKLPPSKAQILEAWENGAEPWQSTYSERLEDEKDFYSVCVYDTNPPDDEWRWNGRLDFSLHADPDFIPPWCTVWTKEQEDDLLKKESDAEWEVREQKRLRQERRDRLL from the exons ATGCTCTGTAATCTGTTGTCTGtgatctggaatttttgttgTGGAGCAGGAAATACTG aagcCACTACCTACGACAACAAAGACACTTCGTCAACCCGGCCGCTAATCTCCGACCACGTCGCTCCAGCCCCCGATAGCGCTTCAGGAGACGTCACGTCAAGAGATACGGAGCATCCTCCTCGCCAGAAGAAATATCTTTCCAGCACCTCAGATCTTGTGAAGCTGCCTCCAAGCAAGGCACAAATTCTTGAAGCTTGGGAAAATGGAGCCGAACCTTGGCAATCTACCTACTCGGAACGATTAGAGGACGAGAAGGACTTCTATTCTGTTTGCGTGTACGATACAAACCCACCCGACGATGAATGGCGCTGGAATGGAAGACTGGACTTCTCGCTTCACGCGGATCCCGATTTCATTCCACCATGGTGCACCGTGTGGACAAAGGAGCAGGAGGACGATCTTTTGAAGAAAGAG AGCGATGCCGAATGGGAAGTCCGCGAGCAGAAACGACTGCGCCAAGAGAGACGTGACAGGCTTCTATAA